The following is a genomic window from Rhodoferax sp. PAMC 29310.
GGCAGGACGCCGTCGCGAATGCCGGTTTGAATGATGCGATAGAGCTGACGGTGGTCCCGCTCCCCACTCTGCCTAACAAACTGCCGCAGTACGAAATCTGGAAATGCAGCGGCCTGTGATGGCTGTGATGGCTGTGATGGCTGTGAAGTGGCAAGTTGAGCTGGCATATTGGTTCTTAACATATCAACAAGTTGGCTCTAATGTTAGGTCCAATTTTGATCTAGCATGATTTATACACAACCACACCAACTTCAAGGATCGCATTTGCGAAACCCAATGACCATGGCCACGCTTCCCATCACCAAGAAAAAATCTGCCCCTGTTGGGGCCTCCAATTCCCAGATCGACGCGCGGCGAATCGCTGCCACGCCAAGAGGCGTCGGCATTGGTTTCTCCGTTTATGCAGAGCGGGCACTCAATGCAGAGCTGTGGGATGTCGAGGGCAAGCGCTACATCGACTTCGGCGCAGGTATTGCCGTGCTCAACACGGGCCACCGTCACCCTCGCCTGGTCGAGGCGATCCAACAGCAGCTCGACCGTTTTACGCACACGGCGTACCAAGTCGTGCCTTACGAGAGTGTGGTCACCCTTGCGGAGCGACTGAACAAGATCACGCCGGGAGCCCATGCCAAGAAGACCGCATTTTTCACCACCGGTGCAGAGGCAGTCGAAAACGCGATCAAAATCGCACGGGCGTCGACCCGCCGTCCCGGGGTGATTGCCTTGAGCGGCGGCTTTCATGGGCGCACCTACATGGGCATGGCACTGACCGGCAAGGTTGCCCCGTACAAAATTGGCTACGGCCCTTTCCCGGCCAGCGTTTACCACGTTCCAGCGCCTACAGATCTGCATGGCGTGTCGGTGCAAGACACATTGAACGCGATTGAGCAACTCTTCAAAGCGGACATTGAACCGACCCAGGTAGCTGCCATCATCTTGGAGCCGATTCAAGGTGAAGGCGGTTTTTATGTGATGCCGGGCGCCCTGATGGAGGCTTTACGCAAGGTCTGCGACCAACATGGCATCTTGTTAATCGCTGACGAGATCCAGACCGGGTTTGCACGTACGGGCAAGATGTTCGCAATGGACCACCACACGGTGGTGCCTGACCTGATCACCTTGGCCAAGAGCCTGGCGGGCGGCATGCCGCTGTCTGCTGTATGCGGTCGCGCCGAGATCATGGACGCCCCGGCGCCGGGCGGCTTGGGTGGCACCTACGCGGCCAACCCACTTGCCATTGCCTCGGCGCTTGCAGTGCTTGACGTCATTGCCGATGAAAAGCTTTGCGACCGCGCTGTGCGACTGGGACAGCAACTCACCACTCATCTGGCATCTTTGCGCGCGTCCGTTCCCGCGATTTCAGAAGTCCGCGGACTGGGCTCGATGGTCGCGATCGAGTTCGCCAAGGCGGACGGAACACCCGACCCCGACGTCACCAAGCGCGTTCAACAACGCGCGTTTGACGCCGGGCTTCTGCTGCTCACTTGCGGGGTGTACGGCAATGTCGTGCGCTTCTTGTATCCATTGACCATCGAAGACTCTGTGTTCGAAGAAGGCCTGGCGATTTTGACCGCTGCGCTTCAAGACTGACTGGAACATCTCCATGACATTAAATCTAAAAGACAACAGCCTGTTCATCCAGCAAGCCTTGGTGGCGGGCAAGTGGATTGATGCTGACGATGCATCGACCATTGACGTCACCAACCCAGCCACCGGCAAGAAACTCGGCACTGTGCCCAATTGCGGGGCCGCAGAAACCGAACGTGCGATTCTGGCTGCGGATGCAGCACAACGCCTGTGGCGCGACGCCTCGGCCAAGGAGCGGGCCGCTATTTTGCGTCGACTCAACGACCTCATGTTGGCCAACGCGGACGACCTGGCCTTGATCATGACTTCAGAGCAGGGCAAGCCGCTTGCGGAAGCTCGCGGCGAGATTGTCTATGCCGCGTCCTTCATAGAGTGGTTCTCGGACGAGGCCCGGCGCGTTTACGGTGACACCATTCCCGCTCCCCAAGGCGACCGGCGCATCATGGCCATCAAACAACCGATCGGTACGACCGCGGCTATTACCCCCTGGAACTTTCCAACCGCCATGTTGACTAGAAAAGCAGGCCCGGCCCTGGCTGCCGGCTGCTCAATGGTGGTGAAGCCCGCTTCACAAACGCCCTTCTCCGCGCTCGCATTTGCGCTACTGGCTGAGCGGGCGGGAGTTCCCAGCGGCCTGTTGTCGGTGGTGACCGGTTCGGCCGCAAAGATCGGCGGCGAGATGACCCGCAACCGGTTGGTGCGCAAACTCAGCTTCACTGGTTCCACCGAGGTTGGCCGCCTGCTGATGCTCCAAAGTGCAGACACGGTCAAAAAGCTGTCACTGGAGTTGGGCGGCAACGCTCCATTCATTGTGTTTGATGACGCCGACCTTGATGCAGCCGTCGACGGGGTTATGGTCTCCAAGTACCGCAATACCGGCCAGACATGTGTTTGCGCCAACCGCATTTATGTGCAGCAGGGCGTGCTTCAGGCCTTCACCGACAAACTGGTGACCAAGGTCAATGGACTCAAGGTGGGCTCGGGCGTTGACGCTGGCGTCACCCAGGGTCCGCTGATTGATGAAAAAGCCGTCGCAAAGGTCGAGGAGCATATTGCCGACGCCCGCGCCAAGGGTGGCAAGGTGCTCACAGGTGGCAAGCGCCACGCCCTTGGGGGACAGTTCTTTGAACCGACCGTGCTGTCGGGAGCCACTGCCGACATGCTGGTGGCCAACGAGGAGACATTTGGTCCGCTGGCCCCCATCTTCGCCTTTGACACGGAAGCGGAGGTGCTTGAGCTTGCCAACGACACCGAATTTGGCCTCGCGGCCTATTTCTACAGCCGCGATATCGGACGCGTGATGCGTGTCGCCGAGCGACTTGAGTCGGGCATGGTGGGCGTGAACACCGGTTTGATCTCCACCGCGGAAGCACCGTTTGGAGGTGTCAAGCAGTCAGGACTAGGGCGCGAAGGCTCGAAGTACGGGCTCGATGACTTTCTTGAAGTTAAATATATTTGCCTGGCAGGCCTCGACAAATGAACACAAAGGAATCCATGACCACTTTTGGCATTGCCGGCGTACAGATGCAGGTCTCTGCGTTTGTGCCCAATCTGGAACGCATGAACAACTGGATGCGTCACATTCGCCACCGCTTCCCCTGGGTGCGCATGGTGATGTTCTCGGAGCTGGCTGCGCACGGCCCCAAGCAAACCCCCGAACCGCTTCCGGGCCCCACCGAGGCGGCCTTGTGTGCCATGGCCAAGGAGACCGGCCTGTGGATGATCCCGGGTTCGCTGTTCGAGCGAGTCGAGCGGCCAGATGGCACCGTGGTCACTTACAACACCACCTCAGTGATCAACCCTCAGGGCGAGGTGATTCGACGTTTTCGCAAAATGTTCCCATTCCGCCTTTACGAACATCACGTTGAGGGCGGCAATGAGTTTTGCGTATTTGACGTGCCCGACGCGGGTCGATTTGGTGTGTCGATTTGCTATGACATGTAGTTCCCCGAAACCACACGAACCCTGGTGGCCATGGGCGCAGAGGTGATCCTTCACCCCACCATGACTGACACGATTGACCGCGACGTGGAATTGTCGATTGCTCGAGCGTCGGCCGCAACCAACCAGGTCTATTTCTTTGACATCAACGGCTCAGGGGATGCCGGCACAGGTCGCTCCATCGTGATTGACCCGTCAGGCTACGTGTTGCACCAGGCCGCTGCAGGGGCTGAGGTGATCCCGATTGAAGTGGACTTTGCAAAAGTGCGACGCGAACGGGAGCGCGGATTGCGCAGCAACCTGGGCCAACCGTTGAAGAGCTTTCGGGATCGCGATGTGGACTTCACCGTCTATCAGAAGGATTCGGGTGTGGACGCTTACCTGAACACACTCGGCCCGCTGGTGAAACCCGAATAGTGCCGCCTTGCAGGCCCGAGCGCCGCGGGCCTGTGCACCGGCACAAAGATGTGGTCGTGGTTCAGGCCGGCAACCACGTTGCAGCTTATGCCGGCTTGACCTAACGCGGTGGCGAAGGCGGCGGTCAAGCCCACCGCTTCCAGGTCTGAGTTCACATTCAGCGTGATCCAGGCGCAGCGCAAGGCTGGCTTGAGGCCAGCCGCTAGGGCAACCGATTCTTCCAAAACAAGCGACAAGCCCTCTGGCTCTCTGATGGATGCCATGACATGCGCCGGGTCGATCGGCACCGTGCCATCGCTTTGTGTGAACACGTAAACGCCTGCATTGAGCACCGGCTCCATGTGCCGAAGACGGGTGTCTAGATCTGAGATGGGAGGCATGGTTTGATGTCTTGGATTGATATTTGGCGATTGTCGACAACTGAACAATTGTCGCCAAAGACGAACCCTGCGCAATCGCTGAAATAAAAGCCAAAAAACTACGGTACGTGCAGGGCCACCTTGACCGGCAAACGTGCCAGGGCGTCCTTCACCGCCGCGTGCATTACCGCAAAACGCTCACCAGCCAGATCGGTGGGAATGCTCACCCGAACCCCATGCTGCGGATCGATCTCTACTATGACCGCAGGCTCGCCAGTGATGCTCTGGTCGCGGTAGACCTGCTCAACCAGCGCCACCACCACTGCCTGGGTGGCGAGCTGGCGCAAATCGGGTTTGAAAATCTTTCCCACGTTGGTCATGGGCATGGTGGCCAGAATGGTGACTGCCTTGGGGCGCGCAGGTGCTTCGTCCACTCGGGTGGCAACAAAGTCCAACAACTCGGCCTCGGTCGCCCTCGCGCCCGGCACCAGGGTGGCGAACATCACCGGCAACTCACCGGCGTAGGCGTCCGGAGCGCCCACGGCGGCGCACAGCTGCACGGCGGGGTGGGCGCTCAGCGCGTCTTCAATGGTTTTGGGGTCAATGTTGTGCCCGCCGCGAATGATCAGGTCTTTGGCCCGGCCGCTCAGGTTCAGGCGTCCTTCACTGTCCAGCCAACCCAGGTCACCGGTGGCCAGCCAGCCCTCGGGCGTGAACGCGTGCGCGGTATCCACCGGGTCCAGAAAGCCGGGGAAGACATTGGGCGACTGGAACAGCACCATGCCCTGCTCGCCCGCGGGCATGTCGGTGTTGGTGGCACCGCCACTGGCGTCCAGCGCGACGACTCGCATGCGCACATAGGGCGGCGCAAAACCCACACAGCCGGCCGGGCCCACCACACCGGGCGGGGTGACGGTGGAGATGCCGGCCATCTCGGTCATGCCAAAGCTTTCATGCACATGAATGCCAAACTGGCGCTCAAAGCGCAGGCCCAGCTCAGCAGGCATAGGCGCCGCTCCGGTGCGGCAGTAGCGCACCGATGAAATGTCTGCCGCACCTCGCGGCACATTGGATAAGGCGGCCAGCACCGTGGGTACGCCTGACACCGACGTCGCCCGGTACTTTTCAACCAAATGCCAGTAGTTGGCCAGCACATCGCGGTTGCGCATCAAGGCCGTGGTGGGGATGACTGTTTCAGCCCCGGCGGCCAGGGCCGTGAGCGAGCCGGGCAAAACGCCTGCTACATGAAAAAGAGGGTAGCCATTGATGCCGACATCAGTGGGTTGCACGCCTTGCATCATGACGCAGGCCCAGGCCGTGAAGACTTGGCTGCCATGGCTGTGGCGGGCCAGCTTGGGCGCGCCGGTGGTGCCACCGGTGTGAAAGTAGGCGGCAACGTCAGTGGGCAGGATATTGCGGCCGCTCACCAAGTGGTCATCGACTTGGGCGGCACGTGCCGAGCCAAAATCGAGCACGCCTTCAGGCAATGGCGGTTCGCTGTCCAATGTTTCATCATGGGGTGCCACCCGCAGCACCGTCGTCAGCGTGGCCACCTGCGTGCGCAAACGCAGCGCTTTGGACCAGAGTGGCGTATCAGCGTCGCTGCCATAGGCGATCAATACCTTGGCGCGGGCCACAGTCATGAGCGACACCAGTTTTTCATCGCTAAGCAAGGGGTTGAGCGGCTGCACAATGCCAGCCGCCTCGCCACCCCAAAGGGCCAAGTGATATTCCAGACAACCGGGCAGCAAAACCGCCACCGCGTCCTCAGGGCCGACACCTAGGCTGTGCAACAGGTTGGCGGTTTGGTGCACGCCGGCCAGCAGGTCGGCATAGGACCATCGAATCGGCGCATCCTCAGGATTGGCCGTGCGCAAAAAGGTCAGCGCAGGTTTGCTGCCAAAGGCTCGCGCCGAGTTACACAGCAGGGCGTAGGTGCTGGGAACGGCCACGGTTTGCGCCAGCGGCAGCGCTTCCAGCCGCCGAACGTCGTCCAGGCTGCGAATGGGTGGCGGCGCCACAAAAGGCTGGTTGGCCGCTGTAGGGGGTGTGGATGGCTTGTTCATGGTGTGATTTGGACTTTAAGCCCAAACACCACCCTGCGAAGTCACCCGCGCGTCCTGCCCTACAACTCGCTCCACAAATCACGCATGACCTGGGCATAGTTCTGAGCCTGCGCGGGCCACTGTGCCAAGTTGTGCGCCTGACCAGCCAGGTAGACCGCCAAGGGCTTGGCGTCGGGACTGGAGAAAAGCTGGGCATCCAGAACGTGGTCGGCAGGCATTCCCAACAACGCTGGGGCGTTGGAGTCCAGCACCATGAAGTCGGCACGATGCCCCACCTGAATACCGCCCAGCGGCTGCGCGGTGGCGGCGTGCCCGCCGGCCAACGCCCCCTCAAACAACGCGGCAGCGGTGCTAAGGTGCTCGCCAGCCTGCGCCGCCACATTGCGCTGGCGCAGGGCGAGGCGCTGGGAATACTCCAGCAAGCGCAACTCTTCGCTCCAACTGCGGGTGACGTGGCTGTCTGAACCAATCGACCAACGGCCACCTCGCTTGGCAAAGCCGCTGTAGTCAAACACGCCGTCACCCAGATTGGCCTCGGTGCTGGGGCAAATGATGATGGAAGCACCTGCGTAGGCCACACCTTGCAACTCGGCAGGCGTGGTGTGGGTGGCATGCACCAAATTCCAGTTTGCATTAACCGGCATCTTCGTAAGCAACCACTCTATCGGGCGCAGACCCGTGTGGGAGATGCAGTCTTGCACCTCCTGGGTTTGTTCGGCAATGTGAATGTGCACCGGCAGGCCACTCTCGTTGGCAAAGGCCGCGATTTCCGCAATGGCGCCTTCATCAGCGGCACGCAACGAGTGCATAGCCACACCCACGTTGACCCACGGCATGTCGCGCACCTGGGCTTGCAAGCCTTCAACCAGGCGGGCAATGGACGTTGGCGATGACGCAAAACGGCGCTGGTCGCCGCGCAAGCCCGCCGCATCAAAACCGGAGCGCATGTACAGCGTGGGCAATAGCGTCAAGCCCATGCCGGCGCGCTGCGCAGCACGCGCCAGAGCGAGCGACATCTCCAGCGGATCGGCATAGGGCTGACCGCTGGGCGCGTTGTGCAGGTAGTGGAACTCGCAAACCTGGGTGTAGCCACTTTGGCGCAGCTCGGTGTAGAGCAAGGTGGCAATGGTCTCCAACTGGGCTGGCGCAATACGCAGGGCGGCCGTGTACATGCGGTCGCGCCAGCTCCAGAAGTCGTCGCTGGCCGTGCCCACTGCCCCACCCCGGCGCTCGGTGAGTCCGACGATGGCGCGCTGAAAGGCGTGGCTGTGGGCGTTGACCAGCCCCGGCAGCACCGGTCCAGGCAAGACAACAGCGCCCCTTCGCTCCACCTCGGAGGCGCCCGCTTGCACGCCGCTCCAAACTCCATTGACATTTACACCCAGCAACACGTCCCGTGCCCATGTGCCGTTGACCCACGCTTGTTGGGCGAAAAAACTCTTCGTGGCGTCAGTCATACAGCTTCCGGCAAGCGCTCATCGCGGCTTGCAGCATCGTCGTCAGCAGCGGTTGTATGGCGGCCGCCTTGGCGGCGTCATAGGCAAACGGTGCGCTCTCTTGCATATAGAGGTATTGGCACATTTCCAGTTGCACGGCGTGCACCCGGTTGGCCGGTGCGCCGTAGTGGCGGGTGATGTAGCCGCCTTTAAAGCGGCCGTTCAGCACATGGCTGACCTTGGTTTGCGAGGCACAAGTCTGAATCACAGCCCCGGCAACAGCTTCATGGGCGCTGTCGCCATTGGCAGTGCCCACGTTCAGCCCCGGTAGCGTGCCTTCAAACAGCCATGAAATTTGCGAGCGAATGCTGTGTGCGTCCCACAGCAGCGCATAGCCATGCTCCGCCTTGATACGCTGCAGCTCAGCCGCCAAAGCCGTGTGATACGGCTGCCAATAGAGCGCACGCCGGCGCAGGCACTCCTGCGGCCCCGGTGCCTGGCCCGGCAGGTACAAGGCGTCGCCCGTGAAGAAATGCGTGGGGCACAATTCCGTGTTGGAGGCACCGGGGTACATGGGTGCGTCATCCGGCGGGCGGTTCAGGTCGATCACGTAGCGCGAGGTCTTTGGCATCAGCACGCTGGCCCCCAACTCGGGCAAGGTGTTGTAGAGCTGGTCCAAGTGCCAGTCGGTGTCTTCCACCTCCCAAGCGGGGGGCACATAGGCGCTGCGCAATTCCTCAGGAATATGGGTGCCAATGTGGGGCATGCTGACCAGAAGCGGCGAATTGCCATGGTGCAGGGTGTAGGTCATCGAACTTGGCCTTCAAAAACAACTTCGCGGCAGGGGTTGGCGCCCAACGCGTAGCTGAGTTGGGCGGGATGCTTGACGTTCCACAGCACAAAGTCGGCGCGGTGGCCCGTGGCCAGCACGCCCCGGTCCGCCAGCCCCAATGCTTGCGCGGCATGGCGGGTAACACCGACCAGAGCCTCTTCGGGCGTCAGGCGGAACAGCGTGCACGCCATGTTGAGCATCAGCAACAGCGAGGTGCACGGAGAACTGCCGGGGTTGCAGTCGGTAGACACGGCGATCGGCACGTTCAGGCGACGCAGCAACTCAATGGGCGGCAGCCTGGTTTCACGCAGAAAGTAAAACGCGCCCGGCAGCAACACGGCCACACTGCCCGCTTGTGCCATCGCCACGGCGCCCTCCTCGCTCAACCACTCCAGGTGGTCGCAACTCAAAGCCCCAAAACTGGCAGCCAACGCCGCGCCACCGCTGTCGCTGAGTTGTTCAGCGTGCAACTTCACCGGCAGGTTCAGCGCGCTAGCGGCTTCAAACACCCGGGCGACCTGAGCGGGGCTGAAGGCAATTCGTTCACAAAAAGCATCCACGGCGTCAACGAGTCCCTCGCGATGCAATTCGCGCAGCATGCCAACCACCTCGTCAATGTAGGCGTCCGCCCGGCCGGCAAAGCTCGCCGGCACAGCATGGGCGCCCAGAAAGGTGGTACGCACCGACACCCGATGCTCTTGGCCCAAGTCACGCGCCACCTCCAGCATCTTGCCCTCGTCCATCAAGCTCAGGCCGTAGCCGGACTTGATCTCCAGGGTGGTCACGCCTTCTTTTAAAAGTTGTTGCAAGCGCACGCTGCTTTGTGCCTTCAATTCCTCCGCCCTGGCGTTGCGCGTTGCCAGCAACGTAGAGGCAATGCCTCCGCCTTGTGCGGCAATGTCTTCATAGCTGGCGCCCTGCAGGCGCATTTCAAACTCATGGGCACGGTCACCGCCGTACACCAGGTGGGTGTGGCAATCGATCAAGCCGGGGGTGATCAGGGCGCCGCCCGCGTCGTGCTGGGTGGTGCAGCGCTCCAGCAAATCCGCCGGCACCTCGGTGCGGGGGCCAACCCAGCGCAGTGTCTGGCCTTCCACCACCAACGCGCCGTCGGGAATCAAACCGTAAGGCATGACGGCGCCGGCGCGCATCGTTGCAAGGTTGCAATTGTTCCAAAATGTCAGACTCATAAATCAATCTCCATCCATAGCGCGTGCTCAGCATGCACCTGAAACTGGCTACCCACCGGCAGATGCTGCCAAATTAAGGTTTGGGGCTCCAATGTCAATACTTCAGTATTAAATAGCACTCTAGCCCCCGTATTACCTGCGTAGACAGCTATTGTTTTAGGAGTATTCAGCGTTCGATCAAACGGCACGCGAAGCCGCTCCATGCGGGCGCCCACACCCTGCTTCACCATGAGGTTGAAATCTTGCGTGGGGTCGTCGAGCAGTTGGCAGTCCACTGGAACATCTCCATCAAAGTCAAACGGCGCGGTGTCATCGTGCAAGACGTGGCGACGGTTTTCGATGGTCAGCTGTACGCCTGCGCCGCTCAACACCGAAAACCAGCGATGCACACCCGGGAAGGCTGAAAACGGCCCGCCCTGTGCCACCTCCGCCACGGACATGCGCCAGACCCAGTTCTGGGTCTCCGGCCAGACCGCGAGTTCACGCGTGGTGCCGCCCCCATTGCGCCAAGGCGTTGGGGCAACGTCATTCAAGTGCAAAACATGCCAGGTCATAACTGAAAATTCCCACTGAAGCTGTAACGCAAACCGGGGTACACCAAGCGGGCCACGCTGGCCACATGCGCACCACTCACTGTGCGCCGGGTCATGACCAAACAAGGCTCTCCGCGTTTCATGGCCAGGTGTTTGGCCTCCAACGGGTCCGGCAGGCAAGCTTCGATCACATAGCTGGCTTCTGTCAAGGGGGCATGGTCCAACAGGTAATGGGTGGGCGTGGTGCGGGCGAAATCATTGCGCATGTAATCTGGCGCGGCCAACGGGTTCACATGGCGGTCTTCAAACTGAATCGGCACGTCGTTTTCAAAATGCACCAGTTGGGAATGAAACACCGTGTCGCCCACCGCCACACCCAATACCTGGGCAAGTGCGGCGTCAGCCGGCACAGCCTCTAACTTCACCAAACGGCTGGTGTGCGTGTGGCCCCGGGCCAGCACCTCCTCATGAATGTCTCGCACTGCCAGCGTGCTGGAGATGCGGTGCAACTGCGCCACCACCGTGCCCGAACCTTGCACACGCGTCACCAGCCCCTCCACCGCCAGCTCTTTCACAGCGCGGTTCACCGTCATGCGGCTCACCCCAAACTGCAACTGCAACGCGGCTTCGCTGGGCACCGCATCGCCCGGGCGCCAAGCACCGGAGGTGATTTGCGACTTGACGAAGGCTTTGACTTGCTCGTAGGCAGGGAGTGGTTGAACAACCATTTCACGCACGCGTCAGCACAGCACGCAGAAAGTCTCTCGTGCGCTCTTCCTTTGGGGCCGTAAATATTACGTCAGGAGCGCCAGCCTCTATCACGATTCCGCCATCCATGACGACCACAATATCCGCGACCTCTCGCGCAAAATCCATCTCATGGGTCACAACCATCATCGTCATTCCCTCACTGGCGAGTAATTTCATCACCTGAAGAACCTCGCCGACCAGCTCGGGGTCTAACGCCGACGTCGGCTCGTCAAATAACATGACTTTGGGCTGCATAGCTAACGCCCTGGCAATGGCTACACGCTGCTTCTGTCCTCCAGACAAACTTCCGGGCATCGCGTGCGCCTTTTGAGACAAGCCAACTTTATTCAGCAGAACCATGGCCTCAACTTCAGCATTTACTTTGGACACCCCGCGGACTTTGCAAGGGCCAACCGTGATGTTCTCAATAACCGAAAGGTGCGGAAATAGATTGAAGGACTGGAACACCATGCCCACTTCTTCACGCAAATGGTTCAAGGCTTGCTCGCCCAACATCTGGCCGTTGTCGGTCAGGACGCGGCCGCATATTTTGACCAATCCACTGTTCGGTTGCTCAAGTCCATTGCAACACCGCAGAAAGGTACTCTTACCAGAGCCGCTCGGACCAATAACTACGACAACCTGTGACGGTTGAACATCAAAGTCAATTCCGCACAAGACCTCATGCTCGCCAAATGACTTGTGCAATGCACGGATGTGAATGATGGGTTCTTGGGTTTTCATTGCACCATGCCTCCTGCACGCAAACGCTGTTCGATCTTTCGCAAGGCAAGAGATGTCATTCCAGTCAATATGAAATAGATAGCAGCGATGGCCAGATAGACCTCCAATGAACGATACGTCACACTAATGATCTTTTGTCCCTCATGCATCACATCGTGAATGGTGAGTAGCGACACTAGGGCTGAGTTCTTGATCAGGGCAATAAACTC
Proteins encoded in this region:
- a CDS encoding amino acid ABC transporter ATP-binding protein; translation: MKTQEPIIHIRALHKSFGEHEVLCGIDFDVQPSQVVVVIGPSGSGKSTFLRCCNGLEQPNSGLVKICGRVLTDNGQMLGEQALNHLREEVGMVFQSFNLFPHLSVIENITVGPCKVRGVSKVNAEVEAMVLLNKVGLSQKAHAMPGSLSGGQKQRVAIARALAMQPKVMLFDEPTSALDPELVGEVLQVMKLLASEGMTMMVVTHEMDFAREVADIVVVMDGGIVIEAGAPDVIFTAPKEERTRDFLRAVLTRA